One Flavobacterium sp. 90 DNA segment encodes these proteins:
- a CDS encoding TonB-dependent receptor, giving the protein MRIAIRYLCFLVVMMSAGTLYSQTITGKVTDNENLPLPGATVIVKGTQTSTVTDIDGSYKLTNVKTGSTLEFSFIGFTPLSISATSSVVNASLKPSSQELNEVIIVGAVMKKGDLSGAVSSVSGDKLREVPTPNVVQALQGRASGVYVQQSAVPGQSGSIRIRGNNSLNFGGNPIFVIDGLVTDSNFENINPDDIASMEVLKDASATALYGSRAANGVIVITTKKGSRSGEAKIQYDTWTGVSEFARTIPLMNGQQLFDLRVDAYANRYMDEHPGADRAAYVNQIKSDGSTVFAPYELESYRTGKSYNWLDQVTRSGFQTNHNLSFSGGGEKGTYFVSFNYVNQEGLLKNSDFKRYNGKINLTQDLKSWLQFGTNTTFSRSKSDYQEGSAFGVALGANPLLPIDSKATYLRYGEVFDQNLYNPIKSLDIINSSTRNRLTSSNFLSAKPLKGLDIRTTLSVDIADQANFDYIPSYTGQSLRNSMNGEAHHYRYSQFNYQWDNTVSYSKVFAAKHDVSVMGGFSVMSNSGNSTDVRARGFVSDDLTYMALSGAYQKDNAQLSSNFTDYSNQSYFARANYTYDGKYNITGTVRRDGSSKFGPNNKWGTFPSIAGSWDVAKENFLSGFEKLNQLKFRVGYGMVGNQNVDAYRYFALYNAQVSNNSGTYVSDNYIDNFDLRWEKQKQFNVGLDAGFFKNRLTASANYFHINNDDLLMLRNMPVSSGYKYKLDNIGATTNKGIELELSGDIIKNKDFKWNVSANISSAKNKVTKLYGDATEIYNLGGYSNNEIQRTGNFFLGQSVNTVYVFEYDGIAQTGENLSGVNYGSRTVQAGDIKIKDRNGDGVINDKDRYVVGDLNPDYYGGFSTDLNYKGFALNAVFSYSIGGKRPSSTYESYMNSGGMSAAHTDLLDRWTPTNTNTDVPRAYYGGGRYSLGETDKAIQDASFLRLNALTLSYTLQDKVAESVFLKNVRFYVTGSNLFIVTKYKGYDPEGGDSYPISRMIVMGLNVSL; this is encoded by the coding sequence ATGAGAATTGCAATAAGATACTTATGCTTCTTAGTAGTTATGATGTCCGCCGGTACACTTTATTCCCAAACCATCACCGGTAAAGTTACAGATAATGAAAATTTACCATTGCCGGGTGCTACAGTTATAGTAAAAGGTACACAAACTTCTACAGTAACTGACATTGACGGAAGTTACAAATTAACGAATGTTAAAACCGGATCAACTTTAGAATTTAGTTTCATCGGATTTACTCCACTAAGCATTTCTGCTACTAGCTCAGTTGTAAATGCATCTTTAAAACCAAGCTCTCAAGAATTAAATGAAGTTATAATAGTTGGAGCTGTAATGAAAAAAGGCGATCTATCGGGTGCTGTAAGTAGCGTTTCGGGTGATAAGCTTAGAGAGGTTCCTACGCCAAATGTGGTGCAAGCGTTACAAGGGCGCGCTTCAGGTGTATATGTACAACAAAGCGCTGTACCTGGTCAATCAGGTTCGATAAGAATTAGGGGAAATAATTCTCTAAACTTTGGCGGTAACCCAATATTTGTAATAGATGGATTGGTTACTGATAGTAATTTTGAAAACATTAACCCTGACGATATTGCGAGTATGGAAGTTCTTAAAGATGCTTCTGCTACTGCATTATATGGTTCAAGAGCTGCTAATGGAGTAATCGTAATTACGACAAAAAAAGGTTCAAGATCAGGAGAAGCAAAAATACAATATGATACATGGACAGGTGTTTCTGAATTTGCAAGAACTATCCCTTTAATGAATGGTCAACAATTATTTGATTTAAGGGTTGATGCTTATGCAAATCGCTATATGGATGAACATCCTGGCGCTGATCGTGCTGCTTATGTTAATCAAATTAAGTCAGATGGTTCGACTGTTTTTGCGCCTTATGAATTAGAATCTTACAGAACGGGAAAAAGTTACAATTGGCTAGATCAGGTAACACGTTCAGGTTTTCAAACGAATCATAATTTAAGTTTTAGCGGAGGAGGAGAAAAGGGGACTTATTTTGTAAGTTTTAATTATGTTAATCAAGAAGGACTTCTTAAAAACTCTGATTTTAAAAGATATAACGGAAAAATCAACCTTACGCAGGATTTAAAATCATGGCTGCAGTTTGGTACTAATACTACTTTTTCAAGAAGCAAGAGCGATTATCAGGAAGGTAGTGCCTTTGGCGTGGCATTGGGAGCAAATCCATTATTGCCTATAGATTCTAAGGCTACTTATCTTAGATATGGTGAAGTATTTGACCAGAATCTTTATAACCCAATAAAAAGTCTTGATATCATAAATTCAAGCACGCGTAACAGACTTACAAGTAGTAATTTTTTAAGTGCAAAACCATTAAAAGGACTTGATATCAGAACTACTTTGTCTGTGGATATTGCAGATCAGGCAAATTTTGATTACATACCAAGTTACACAGGACAGTCGCTTAGAAATTCTATGAATGGAGAAGCTCATCATTATAGATATTCACAATTCAATTATCAGTGGGATAATACCGTAAGTTATAGTAAAGTTTTTGCTGCAAAGCATGACGTAAGTGTTATGGGAGGATTTTCTGTAATGAGTAATTCAGGTAACAGTACTGATGTAAGAGCTCGCGGATTTGTTAGTGATGATTTGACCTACATGGCATTATCAGGTGCGTATCAAAAGGATAATGCACAGTTAAGCTCGAATTTTACAGATTATTCAAACCAGTCGTATTTCGCAAGAGCGAACTATACTTATGATGGTAAATACAATATTACCGGTACAGTAAGAAGAGATGGTTCTTCTAAATTTGGTCCTAATAACAAATGGGGAACCTTTCCTTCGATAGCGGGAAGCTGGGATGTTGCCAAAGAAAATTTCCTTTCAGGATTTGAAAAATTAAACCAGCTTAAATTTCGTGTAGGATATGGTATGGTTGGTAATCAAAATGTAGATGCTTACAGGTATTTTGCCTTATATAATGCACAAGTAAGTAATAATTCAGGGACTTATGTGTCTGATAATTATATTGATAACTTTGATTTAAGATGGGAAAAACAAAAACAATTTAATGTTGGATTAGATGCTGGTTTCTTTAAAAACAGGCTGACTGCAAGTGCTAATTATTTTCATATAAATAATGATGATCTTTTAATGTTGCGTAACATGCCGGTTTCATCAGGATATAAATATAAGCTGGATAATATTGGTGCTACAACTAATAAAGGTATAGAATTAGAACTTAGCGGTGACATTATTAAAAACAAAGACTTTAAATGGAATGTTTCTGCCAACATATCATCGGCAAAAAATAAGGTTACAAAACTTTATGGAGACGCTACAGAGATATACAATTTAGGTGGTTACAGTAACAATGAGATTCAACGTACCGGAAACTTTTTCTTAGGTCAATCAGTAAACACAGTTTATGTTTTTGAGTATGATGGTATAGCACAGACTGGAGAAAACCTTAGTGGAGTAAATTATGGAAGTAGAACTGTTCAGGCTGGAGATATTAAAATTAAAGATCGTAATGGCGATGGTGTAATAAATGATAAAGACAGATATGTAGTTGGCGATTTGAATCCTGATTATTATGGAGGTTTTTCTACAGATCTTAATTACAAAGGTTTTGCATTAAATGCAGTGTTTTCATATTCAATAGGAGGTAAGCGACCAAGTTCTACTTACGAAAGCTATATGAATTCAGGAGGAATGAGTGCAGCACATACAGATCTTTTGGATCGTTGGACTCCTACCAATACCAATACAGATGTTCCAAGAGCTTATTATGGAGGTGGAAGATATTCTTTAGGCGAGACAGATAAGGCAATACAAGATGCTTCATTCCTTAGGTTAAATGCACTTACATTATCGTATACATTACAAGACAAAGTTGCAGAAAGTGTTTTTCTTAAAAATGTACGTTTTTATGTAACGGGATCTAATCTGTTTATTGTAACTAAATACAAAGGGTATGATCCTGAGGGAGGAGATTCTTATCCTATATCCAGAATGATAGTTATGGGATTAAATGTATCTCTTTAA
- a CDS encoding discoidin domain-containing protein → MKFINSQIYTIILVLNALTLSVYSQNKVSLNSSDIVWKLKPQTEIGQDSLKIFTPNYSDTNWVKAVVPGTIFNSYVVSGLEKDPNYGDNIYQVDKSKYDRSFWYRSEFAVPENFTKDIVWLNFEGINREGDIYLNGKKIVTLSGMMQRGKFDITKLVHRKEKNVLAILVSIPKQPLNNYGSPTYISSAGWDWMPYVPGLNSGITDDVYLSNTNKITIVDPWIHTDLPSNGRADLEIKVDLKNSSAQNQEGVLTGVIMPGNITFSKKISLDANAITNIKLSKEQFPELAIQNPKLWWPNGYGDPNLYTCQFTFKIGDVVSDAQKVTFGIKKYTYDTEGGVLHVSINGKKVFLKGGNWGMSEYMLRCRGDEYDLKVKLHKEMNYNIIRNWLGSTTDDEFYEACDKYGIMVWDDFWLNANPNLPLDINVFNNNVVEKIKRVRNHASIAVWCGDNEGVPQPPLNGWIAENIKTFDNNDRYYQPCSNTGNLSGSGLWGNKDPRFYFTKYPAAYVGTGDGPGWGLRTEIGTAVFPNIESFKKFIPEKDWWPRNEMWNKHFFGEKAFNASPDNYDKSITERYGKPYNLEEYTTKAQLLNIETNKAMYEGWLDHMWEDASGIMTWMSQSSYPSMVWQTYDYYYDLTGAYWGVKSACEPLHIQWNPVNNSVKVINTTGTDFKNLNAEATVYNLDGKSVAKFKQNTTVDSYSNTATESFVIPFYSNQKDLAFQKNATASSTDGGNTRDVTDGDSNSRWASNSTDNEWIYVDLENEYVVNRVVLNWENAFGKEYKIQVSTDAKNWTEASVIKEGKQGLETISFDEVKARYVRMLGIKRGSGWGYSLYDFKVFGAETNTNTLDLSPVHFIRLKLKNAQNKSISENFYWRGSNMKDFTDLNKLPKANVNVSSKIVKQNGKYVIKSKVSSPSELAFGIHIQALNDKTGAQILPAIISDSYFTLLKGESKEVTVEFDESLLKNGEKPVIKAIPYNK, encoded by the coding sequence ATGAAGTTTATTAATAGTCAGATTTATACAATAATATTGGTTTTAAATGCTTTAACATTAAGCGTTTATTCCCAAAACAAAGTAAGTTTAAACTCTTCTGATATTGTTTGGAAGCTAAAACCACAAACAGAAATAGGGCAGGATAGCCTTAAAATATTTACTCCAAATTATTCCGATACAAATTGGGTAAAAGCCGTTGTTCCGGGAACAATTTTTAATTCTTATGTCGTAAGCGGATTAGAAAAAGATCCCAATTATGGCGATAATATCTATCAGGTAGATAAATCAAAATACGATCGCAGTTTTTGGTATCGTTCAGAATTTGCTGTTCCGGAGAATTTCACAAAAGATATCGTCTGGCTTAATTTTGAAGGAATCAATCGTGAAGGAGATATTTACCTTAACGGAAAAAAAATAGTCACTTTAAGCGGAATGATGCAACGTGGTAAATTTGATATTACCAAATTGGTGCATCGCAAAGAAAAAAATGTGTTGGCGATTTTGGTAAGCATTCCAAAACAACCTTTAAATAATTACGGAAGCCCAACCTATATTTCAAGCGCAGGCTGGGATTGGATGCCTTATGTTCCGGGATTAAATTCAGGAATTACAGATGATGTTTATCTTAGTAATACCAATAAAATTACGATTGTAGATCCGTGGATTCATACGGATTTGCCATCAAACGGACGTGCAGATCTTGAAATAAAAGTAGATCTAAAAAATTCTTCGGCACAAAATCAAGAAGGAGTTTTGACAGGAGTTATAATGCCTGGAAATATTACTTTTTCTAAAAAAATAAGTTTGGATGCAAATGCCATTACAAACATAAAACTAAGCAAAGAACAATTTCCTGAACTAGCAATTCAAAATCCTAAATTATGGTGGCCAAATGGTTACGGAGATCCTAATTTATATACTTGCCAGTTTACTTTTAAAATTGGCGACGTTGTTTCAGACGCTCAAAAAGTAACTTTCGGAATTAAAAAATATACTTACGATACAGAAGGTGGCGTTTTGCATGTTTCGATAAACGGAAAAAAAGTCTTTCTAAAAGGAGGAAACTGGGGAATGAGCGAATATATGCTTCGTTGCCGCGGAGATGAATATGATCTTAAAGTAAAACTTCATAAAGAAATGAATTACAACATCATTCGTAACTGGTTAGGTTCAACTACAGATGATGAATTTTATGAAGCTTGCGATAAATATGGAATCATGGTTTGGGATGATTTTTGGCTAAATGCAAATCCAAACTTGCCATTAGATATTAATGTTTTTAACAACAATGTTGTCGAGAAAATAAAACGAGTGAGAAATCATGCAAGTATAGCTGTTTGGTGTGGAGATAACGAAGGCGTTCCTCAACCTCCGCTTAACGGTTGGATTGCCGAAAATATTAAAACTTTTGATAACAATGATCGTTATTATCAGCCTTGTTCAAACACAGGAAACCTGAGCGGAAGCGGTCTTTGGGGAAATAAAGATCCAAGGTTTTATTTTACGAAATATCCTGCGGCTTATGTTGGAACGGGAGATGGTCCGGGTTGGGGCTTAAGAACCGAAATTGGAACAGCCGTTTTTCCTAATATCGAAAGTTTCAAGAAATTTATTCCGGAAAAAGATTGGTGGCCAAGAAACGAAATGTGGAATAAACATTTCTTTGGAGAAAAAGCCTTTAATGCATCACCGGATAATTATGATAAAAGTATCACAGAACGTTATGGAAAACCTTACAATCTGGAAGAATATACCACAAAAGCGCAATTGCTAAATATCGAAACCAATAAAGCCATGTATGAAGGCTGGTTAGATCATATGTGGGAAGATGCTTCGGGAATTATGACCTGGATGAGTCAATCGTCATATCCAAGTATGGTTTGGCAGACTTATGATTATTATTATGATTTAACAGGAGCATATTGGGGCGTAAAATCGGCTTGTGAACCATTGCACATTCAGTGGAATCCGGTGAATAATTCGGTTAAAGTAATTAATACCACAGGAACGGATTTTAAAAATTTAAATGCCGAAGCAACGGTTTATAATTTGGACGGAAAATCAGTAGCAAAATTCAAGCAAAATACAACTGTAGATTCGTATTCAAATACAGCAACAGAAAGTTTTGTGATTCCGTTTTATTCGAACCAAAAAGATTTGGCTTTTCAGAAAAATGCAACGGCTTCTTCAACAGATGGAGGAAATACGAGAGACGTTACAGACGGAGATTCAAACAGTCGTTGGGCAAGTAATTCAACAGATAATGAATGGATTTATGTAGATCTTGAAAATGAATATGTCGTAAACCGAGTAGTTTTAAATTGGGAAAATGCCTTTGGAAAAGAATATAAAATTCAGGTAAGCACAGATGCAAAAAACTGGACAGAAGCAAGCGTTATAAAAGAAGGAAAACAAGGTCTTGAAACTATTTCATTTGATGAAGTAAAAGCCCGTTATGTTCGAATGTTAGGTATAAAACGTGGTTCAGGTTGGGGATATTCCCTTTATGATTTCAAAGTTTTTGGTGCCGAAACCAATACAAATACTTTAGATTTGAGTCCGGTACATTTTATTAGATTAAAATTAAAAAACGCTCAAAACAAATCGATTAGTGAGAATTTTTATTGGAGAGGTTCTAATATGAAAGACTTCACCGATTTGAATAAATTGCCAAAAGCAAACGTAAATGTTTCGAGTAAGATTGTAAAACAAAACGGGAAATATGTTATTAAATCAAAAGTTTCAAGCCCGTCAGAATTAGCATTTGGAATTCACATTCAGGCTTTAAATGATAAAACCGGAGCTCAGATTTTACCAGCAATTATTAGTGATAGTTATTTTACTTTACTAAAAGGAGAAAGCAAAGAAGTTACTGTAGAATTTGACGAATCGCTTTTGAAAAACGGAGAAAAACCGGTTATAAAAGCGATTCCTTATAATAAATAA
- a CDS encoding glycoside hydrolase family 95 protein, with translation MNINTYKALFFILLPFLGYSQSNPIELWYTKPASQWEETLPLGNGRLGIMPDGGITTEKLVLNDITLWSGSPQDANNYKAYTFLPQIRELLLANKNSDAEKLINENFVCTGPGSGSGDGANVQFGCYQVLGDMTLKFDYKTQSKATNYTRNLNIQTAVATTQFTIDGVTYKREYFAGFGDDAAFIKLTSSKKGKLNFTVQLDRSEHFKTINGTDNSLIMSGQLNNGIDGKGMKYVAKVKSQVRDGNTLYFNNIIEIKNATEVVLFISVGTDFKDKNFEVSVDKILDITMQKKYQDQKKTHIQNYQKLFNRVALNFGKSTKNTLPTNQRLDAFMKDSDSDTGLPVLFYQYGRYLSISSTRVGLLPPNLQGLWAHQVQTPWNGDYHLDVNVQMNHWALETGNLSELNLPLKDLVKEMVPYGEKTAKAYYNADGWVAHVITNVWGFTEPGESASWGIAKAGSGWLCNNLWNHYLYSNDKEYLAEIYPIIKGAAQFYNSMLVKDPETGWLVTSPSVSPENSFFLPNGQDAHVCIGPTIDNQIVRELFDNVITASAKLGLDNDLRIELEKRLKLLPPAGVISPDGRIQEWLKPYKEPDPQHRHVSHLYGLYPASLITPESTPELAEAAKKTLEVRGDDGPSWSIAYKMLFWSRLKEGNRAYKLLKTILRPTLATNINYGAGGGVYPNLLSAGPPFQIDGNFGATAGIGEMLIQSHAGFIELLPAMPDVWLNQGEVKGLKAEGNFTINMKWEKGKVTKYEVLSPVPTKVKVKVNGEMKEITSSKL, from the coding sequence ATGAATATCAATACATACAAAGCATTATTTTTTATATTACTGCCTTTTTTGGGCTATTCGCAAAGTAATCCGATAGAATTATGGTATACAAAACCAGCTTCTCAATGGGAAGAAACCTTACCATTAGGAAACGGCCGTTTAGGAATCATGCCAGATGGCGGAATCACAACCGAAAAGTTGGTTCTAAACGATATTACTTTATGGAGCGGATCTCCGCAAGATGCGAACAATTACAAAGCATATACTTTTTTGCCTCAAATAAGAGAATTGCTTTTAGCCAATAAAAACAGCGATGCCGAAAAACTAATTAATGAGAATTTTGTTTGTACAGGCCCGGGTTCAGGAAGCGGAGACGGAGCAAATGTTCAATTTGGCTGTTATCAGGTTTTGGGAGACATGACCTTGAAATTTGATTATAAAACCCAATCAAAAGCTACAAATTACACCAGAAATCTAAACATACAAACTGCAGTTGCAACGACTCAATTTACAATTGATGGAGTGACTTATAAACGTGAATATTTTGCAGGTTTTGGTGACGATGCGGCTTTTATCAAACTAACTTCAAGTAAAAAAGGAAAACTAAACTTCACGGTTCAGTTAGACAGATCGGAACATTTTAAAACCATAAATGGTACAGATAATTCTCTTATAATGTCAGGTCAGTTAAACAACGGAATTGATGGAAAAGGAATGAAATATGTAGCTAAAGTAAAATCTCAGGTAAGAGATGGAAATACTTTATATTTTAATAATATAATCGAAATAAAAAATGCTACAGAAGTCGTATTGTTTATTTCAGTTGGAACCGATTTTAAAGATAAAAACTTTGAAGTTTCAGTAGATAAAATTTTGGATATAACAATGCAAAAGAAATATCAGGATCAGAAGAAAACGCATATTCAAAACTATCAGAAGTTATTCAATCGCGTGGCTTTGAACTTTGGTAAATCAACCAAAAATACATTGCCTACAAATCAGCGTTTAGATGCTTTTATGAAAGATTCCGATTCAGATACAGGACTTCCGGTTTTGTTTTACCAATACGGCCGTTATTTGAGTATCAGCAGTACAAGAGTAGGATTGTTGCCGCCAAATTTGCAAGGATTGTGGGCACATCAGGTTCAAACACCTTGGAATGGTGATTATCATCTTGATGTAAATGTACAGATGAATCATTGGGCATTAGAAACAGGAAATTTATCAGAATTGAATCTTCCGCTAAAAGATTTGGTTAAAGAAATGGTTCCTTATGGAGAAAAAACAGCCAAAGCTTATTACAATGCCGATGGTTGGGTGGCGCACGTTATCACCAACGTTTGGGGTTTTACAGAACCAGGAGAAAGCGCTTCATGGGGAATTGCAAAAGCGGGTTCAGGATGGTTGTGCAATAATTTATGGAACCATTATCTGTATTCAAATGATAAAGAATATTTGGCTGAAATTTATCCAATTATAAAAGGAGCAGCTCAGTTTTATAACAGTATGTTGGTGAAAGATCCCGAAACAGGATGGTTGGTAACTTCGCCATCTGTATCGCCTGAAAATTCGTTTTTCCTACCAAATGGTCAGGATGCACACGTTTGCATTGGGCCAACAATCGACAATCAGATTGTTCGTGAATTATTTGATAATGTAATTACAGCATCTGCAAAACTAGGATTAGATAATGATTTAAGAATCGAACTCGAAAAACGATTAAAATTATTACCTCCGGCAGGAGTAATTTCGCCTGACGGAAGAATTCAGGAATGGTTAAAACCTTATAAAGAACCAGATCCGCAACATCGTCACGTTTCTCATTTGTACGGCTTATATCCGGCATCTTTAATTACGCCGGAAAGCACACCTGAACTTGCAGAAGCAGCTAAGAAAACCCTTGAAGTAAGAGGAGATGATGGACCAAGTTGGTCAATTGCTTATAAAATGTTGTTTTGGTCACGTTTGAAAGAAGGAAACCGTGCTTATAAATTATTAAAAACAATTTTGAGACCAACATTGGCAACAAACATCAATTACGGAGCAGGAGGAGGAGTTTACCCAAATTTACTTTCGGCTGGACCTCCATTTCAAATCGATGGAAATTTTGGAGCCACAGCAGGAATTGGTGAAATGCTGATTCAGAGCCACGCCGGATTTATCGAATTATTGCCCGCAATGCCAGACGTTTGGTTAAACCAAGGTGAAGTAAAAGGGCTTAAAGCCGAAGGAAACTTTACGATAAATATGAAATGGGAAAAAGGTAAAGTGACGAAATATGAAGTTTTATCTCCTGTACCAACAAAAGTAAAAGTGAAAGTAAACGGAGAAATGAAAGAGATTACGTCTTCTAAGTTATAA
- a CDS encoding RagB/SusD family nutrient uptake outer membrane protein: MKAKIIAFMALAILSASCSSDFLDEEPKSSLTAAQAYGSLGKIEPVLLGAITNWRNMQKDRAGLYSSLGTDEAQQGALQVTGDANQAGLDLYNGFLSQENQAIGQLWNDRWPVIEVAAQTIRALGTNTEDDSAKRDLLMGEASFLRATLMFELTQYWGEIPINDKAKTAEFGLKRQPLPLVYSYIVADLERAIQKLPVTQSNPAFPAKGVAQALLGKVYLYAPEASGYRDYAKGKQWFEEVIKSGKYSLLPNYADVFSPDHANSSESLYEWQYTNNWPDNNQIQWQTGSRVLANIDQYAYFGGYDLILPTQYCYKDKTDGGIWEPGDVRKDASIRYDFTYKGVTPTLPAGFGGDELDPHIKKFEDIRVQGKQSFWNSGKNKPYIRYSDVLLNYAECLNELGNTAEAEGYVNQVRTRAFGGTLPAAMKWSGLSQTQFRDQILDERMRELAFEGWRRMDLNRTGKLVELVKARNKWAKQNGTIAAFHSLYPIPIGEIKLNDEIGPENQNPGY; encoded by the coding sequence ATGAAAGCAAAAATTATAGCCTTTATGGCCTTAGCAATATTATCAGCTTCCTGTTCTTCAGATTTTTTGGATGAAGAGCCTAAAAGTTCACTTACTGCTGCTCAGGCATATGGCAGTTTAGGTAAAATAGAGCCTGTTCTCTTGGGAGCTATAACGAATTGGAGGAATATGCAAAAAGACCGTGCTGGACTTTATAGTTCTCTTGGTACAGATGAAGCACAGCAAGGAGCTTTGCAGGTAACCGGAGATGCAAATCAGGCAGGACTTGACTTATACAATGGTTTTCTAAGTCAGGAGAATCAGGCAATTGGGCAATTGTGGAATGACAGATGGCCAGTAATTGAAGTAGCCGCACAAACTATTAGAGCATTAGGAACCAATACCGAAGACGATAGTGCAAAACGTGATCTTTTAATGGGAGAAGCTAGTTTTTTGAGAGCAACATTAATGTTTGAACTTACACAATATTGGGGAGAAATACCTATTAATGATAAAGCAAAAACAGCAGAATTTGGTTTAAAACGTCAACCTCTTCCTTTGGTTTATTCCTATATAGTTGCCGATTTAGAAAGAGCAATTCAAAAACTTCCTGTAACACAAAGCAATCCTGCATTTCCTGCAAAAGGTGTAGCTCAGGCACTTTTAGGAAAAGTATATCTATACGCTCCTGAAGCGTCAGGATATCGTGATTATGCAAAAGGAAAACAATGGTTTGAAGAAGTTATTAAATCTGGAAAGTACAGTTTATTGCCTAATTATGCAGATGTTTTTAGTCCGGATCATGCTAATTCTTCAGAATCTTTATACGAATGGCAGTATACTAATAACTGGCCTGATAATAACCAGATCCAATGGCAGACAGGTTCAAGAGTTTTGGCAAATATAGATCAGTATGCTTATTTTGGCGGTTATGATCTGATACTTCCTACTCAATATTGTTATAAAGATAAAACGGATGGCGGAATATGGGAACCAGGCGATGTGCGTAAAGATGCGAGTATTCGTTATGATTTTACATATAAGGGAGTTACACCAACACTTCCTGCTGGTTTTGGAGGTGATGAATTGGATCCACACATTAAAAAATTTGAAGATATTCGTGTACAGGGAAAGCAATCGTTCTGGAATTCAGGAAAAAACAAACCATACATTCGTTATTCAGATGTATTACTTAACTACGCAGAATGCTTAAACGAATTAGGAAACACGGCAGAAGCTGAAGGATATGTAAATCAGGTTCGTACAAGAGCTTTTGGAGGTACATTACCAGCAGCAATGAAGTGGAGCGGACTTTCTCAAACTCAGTTTAGAGACCAAATTCTTGATGAACGTATGCGTGAATTGGCTTTTGAAGGCTGGAGAAGAATGGATCTTAATCGCACAGGAAAATTGGTAGAATTAGTAAAGGCTCGCAACAAATGGGCAAAACAAAACGGTACAATTGCTGCCTTTCATAGCCTTTATCCTATTCCTATCGGAGAGATTAAGCTAAATGATGAGATTGGTCCGGAAAATCAAAATCCAGGATATTAA